The Streptomyces avermitilis MA-4680 = NBRC 14893 genome contains a region encoding:
- a CDS encoding PIN domain nuclease, translating to MITYLLDTSALWHLFRTPGALAPWEGHIAAGVFHLCEPTRAEFLYSATSPTHRDELAEELDALCLLSPVPKNAWRWVDTAQYKLTQQGQHRAAGAIDLLVCATAVHHGHTVLHVDNDFATVAGVLKELQQRDVRA from the coding sequence GTGATCACATACCTGCTCGACACCTCCGCCCTGTGGCACCTGTTCCGCACTCCCGGAGCTCTGGCACCCTGGGAGGGGCACATCGCCGCCGGGGTGTTCCACCTCTGCGAGCCGACACGTGCCGAATTTCTCTACTCGGCAACCAGTCCGACTCACCGGGACGAGCTCGCGGAGGAGCTGGACGCACTCTGCCTGCTCTCTCCCGTTCCGAAGAATGCCTGGCGTTGGGTCGATACCGCCCAGTACAAGTTGACACAACAGGGTCAGCATCGTGCGGCAGGAGCGATCGACCTGTTGGTGTGTGCGACCGCGGTCCACCACGGGCACACCGTCCTCCATGTGGACAACGACTTCGCGACGGTCGCCGGAGTGCTCAAGGAACTTCAGCAGCGAGACGTGCGAGCCTGA
- a CDS encoding type II toxin-antitoxin system VapB family antitoxin produces the protein MSVTQIDLDDEALAEAMRLMGVTTKKETVNAALRDYVARIKRLDAAEKLAARGARGEFEQAAAAYYAGKRARREAFE, from the coding sequence ATGTCCGTCACACAGATTGATCTCGATGACGAGGCGCTCGCTGAGGCTATGCGGCTGATGGGCGTCACGACGAAGAAGGAGACGGTCAACGCGGCCCTGCGGGACTATGTGGCCCGGATCAAGCGCCTCGACGCCGCCGAGAAACTGGCCGCGCGCGGTGCACGTGGCGAGTTCGAGCAGGCTGCGGCGGCGTATTACGCAGGCAAGCGTGCCCGACGCGAGGCCTTCGAGTGA